One region of Sphingobacteriales bacterium genomic DNA includes:
- a CDS encoding deoxyhypusine synthase family protein, translated as MDKKGPVSRFIIENFRHFNAATLIDAARAYEEQLNQGNKMMITLAGAMSTAELGITLAEMIRQDKVHIITCTGANLEEDVFNLVAHDYYKRVPHYRDLSPSDEYDLLTNHFNRVTDTCIPEEEAMRHIEHHLVEEWVKATKNGTRHFPHEFFYNILLGGKLKDNYQIEPKHSWLLAAAEKNIPVIVPGWEDSTCGNFFAAHCIEGLIKPEILKHGVQYMMFLADWYQKNAGKNGIGFFQIGGGIAGDFPICVVPMLHQDLQLENIPVWSYFCQISDSTTSYGSYSGAVPNEKITWGKLGIDTPKFIIESDATIVAPLIFAYLLGL; from the coding sequence ATGGACAAGAAAGGACCCGTCAGCCGGTTTATCATTGAAAATTTCAGGCATTTCAATGCAGCCACTTTGATTGATGCTGCCCGTGCCTATGAAGAACAATTAAATCAGGGTAATAAAATGATGATTACGCTGGCCGGTGCTATGAGTACGGCTGAGCTTGGAATTACTCTGGCCGAAATGATCAGGCAGGACAAGGTTCACATCATCACCTGCACGGGTGCCAACCTCGAAGAAGATGTCTTTAATCTCGTGGCACATGACTATTACAAAAGAGTGCCCCACTACCGCGATTTATCTCCTTCCGATGAATATGATTTACTGACAAATCATTTCAACAGGGTTACCGACACCTGCATTCCTGAAGAAGAAGCCATGCGGCATATCGAACATCACCTGGTTGAAGAATGGGTGAAAGCAACTAAAAATGGTACCAGACACTTTCCACATGAATTTTTTTACAACATCCTGCTTGGCGGAAAGCTGAAAGACAATTATCAGATTGAACCTAAACATTCCTGGTTGCTGGCAGCTGCTGAGAAAAATATCCCTGTTATAGTCCCGGGCTGGGAAGATTCCACCTGCGGAAATTTCTTCGCTGCTCATTGCATTGAAGGCCTTATCAAACCTGAAATCCTTAAACATGGTGTTCAATATATGATGTTTCTGGCCGACTGGTACCAGAAAAATGCAGGGAAAAACGGAATAGGTTTCTTTCAGATAGGTGGCGGTATTGCAGGCGATTTCCCCATCTGTGTGGTTCCCATGCTTCACCAGGACCTTCAACTGGAAAATATTCCGGTATGGTCGTATTTCTGCCAGATCAGTGATTCAACGACCAGTTACGGATCATATTCCGGTGCAGTACCCAATGAAAAAATTACATGGGGAAAACTTGGTATTGACACACCCAAATTCATCATCGAGTCTGATGCAACCATAGTTGCACCTTTGATTTTTGCCTATCTCTTAGGTTTATAA
- a CDS encoding asparagine--tRNA ligase yields MHLFSENSILIKNIAGFEGETVELQGWVMNRRSGKGIVFVILRDGSGFIQCVGTQSDIGDEKFNLLESLGLESSLWLKGKVVRDDRQIGGYEVHIQDVKVYQNVSDYPITKKEHGVEFLMDNRHLWLRSKRQWAAMRVRNQVIFSIHRFFQERGFVQMDSPIFTGNAVEGTSTLFETEFFDKPAYLSQSGQLYGEAMAMAQGLIYTFGPTFRAEKSKTRRHLSEFWMIEPEMAFYDLKKNMDLIEDFIRFLVVNVLENCRFELEVLERDLTYLKNVLNPFERITYDEAVKILKGEKSVNGKNSIELLKNDLEQAKQRMKDIEAEIEDKEKLVKAGGLKKGAMAFNEEKIRLLKVELKELQELERNIPQWLESAANFEYGNDFGGSDETVLTRIFDVPVMVYNWPKECKAFYMKEVEDNPCLVKGVDVLAPEGYGEIVGGGERETDINKLISSIEHHKLPMSAFEWYLDLRRFGSVPHAGFGLGLERFVSWMCKLQHVRESIPFPRMMGTLFP; encoded by the coding sequence ATGCATTTATTTTCAGAAAACAGTATATTGATAAAAAATATTGCCGGTTTTGAAGGAGAAACGGTTGAGCTTCAGGGCTGGGTGATGAACAGGCGTTCAGGCAAAGGAATTGTTTTTGTTATACTTCGGGACGGGAGCGGATTTATTCAATGTGTTGGAACGCAGTCGGATATTGGAGATGAAAAGTTTAACCTGCTTGAAAGCCTCGGACTGGAATCTTCACTTTGGCTAAAAGGAAAAGTGGTCAGGGATGATCGGCAGATTGGCGGATATGAGGTTCATATTCAGGATGTTAAAGTTTATCAGAATGTTTCTGATTATCCGATTACCAAAAAAGAGCATGGGGTTGAGTTTCTGATGGATAACCGGCACCTGTGGCTAAGGTCAAAACGGCAGTGGGCGGCTATGCGGGTCAGAAACCAGGTAATTTTTTCCATTCACAGGTTTTTTCAGGAAAGAGGTTTTGTGCAGATGGATTCCCCGATTTTCACCGGTAATGCAGTTGAGGGAACCAGCACACTGTTTGAAACGGAGTTTTTTGATAAACCTGCCTATTTAAGCCAGTCGGGGCAGTTGTATGGTGAAGCTATGGCTATGGCACAGGGGCTCATTTATACTTTTGGGCCGACTTTCAGGGCTGAAAAATCAAAAACAAGAAGGCATTTGTCAGAATTCTGGATGATTGAGCCGGAAATGGCCTTTTATGACCTGAAGAAAAACATGGATTTAATTGAAGACTTCATCCGCTTTCTGGTTGTCAATGTGTTGGAAAACTGCCGATTTGAGCTTGAGGTGCTTGAGCGTGACCTGACTTACCTGAAAAATGTGCTTAATCCGTTTGAAAGAATTACCTATGATGAAGCCGTTAAGATTTTGAAAGGTGAAAAATCAGTCAATGGGAAAAATTCAATAGAACTGCTGAAAAACGATTTGGAACAGGCAAAGCAAAGAATGAAGGATATTGAAGCTGAAATTGAAGATAAAGAGAAGCTGGTGAAAGCGGGTGGACTGAAGAAAGGTGCAATGGCTTTTAATGAAGAGAAAATCAGGTTGCTGAAAGTTGAGTTAAAAGAGTTGCAGGAGCTTGAAAGGAATATTCCCCAATGGCTTGAATCTGCTGCAAATTTCGAATATGGAAATGATTTTGGCGGCTCTGATGAAACAGTGCTGACAAGGATTTTTGATGTGCCTGTAATGGTTTACAACTGGCCGAAAGAATGTAAGGCTTTTTACATGAAAGAAGTTGAAGATAATCCCTGCCTGGTAAAAGGTGTGGACGTGCTGGCTCCTGAGGGCTATGGGGAAATTGTCGGTGGAGGAGAGAGGGAAACTGATATTAATAAGCTGATATCCAGCATTGAACATCATAAACTACCTATGAGTGCTTTCGAATGGTATCTTGATTTGAGGCGTTTCGGCTCGGTACCTCATGCTGGTTTTGGATTAGGGCTGGAACGCTTTGTGTCGTGGATGTGCAAACTTCAGCATGTCAGAGAAAGCATACCCTTCCCGCGCATGATGGGAACACTATTCCCGTAA
- the rpoN gene encoding RNA polymerase factor sigma-54, which produces MLKQTLSQKLQQKLSPQQIQFVQLLQLNTSEIANKVEEELSENSALEQNQPDEEEEIKADEDTVLAIDEDNEESEEDFVAEEYEPDISEYLGDEDNYQQYTPEYSGNEDKKEIPLASHKTLYDSLLEQLNSFDLDERQLNIAKHLIGMIEEDGYLRRPLKSISYDLAFINNIKTDEEELEQILNILQSLDPPGIAARDLRECLLIQLERKENKDRYTQLAIRIISDYLNELANKHYDKLTKALEISRDELKETINIITKLNPKPGESQINIKSQYIIPDFIVTQISENDFDISLNSHNSPQLRINRDFQEKLEKYSEQKKKSRKMREEMQFIKQKLDSAKWFIEAIKQRQQTLLMTMSTIVEYQKEFFKTGDYTKLKPMILKDIADRIGMDISTVSRVVSSKYVQTDIAIYPLREFFSEGIMKDDGNEVSNREVKRILSELIENESKKKPLTDEKLTELLNERGYNIARRTVAKYREQLNLPVARLRKEL; this is translated from the coding sequence ATGTTAAAGCAGACACTCAGTCAGAAGTTGCAGCAAAAGCTATCGCCTCAGCAAATTCAATTTGTCCAGCTTCTACAACTGAACACCTCTGAAATAGCCAATAAAGTGGAGGAAGAATTGTCTGAAAATTCTGCCCTTGAACAGAATCAACCGGATGAAGAAGAGGAAATCAAAGCCGATGAAGATACCGTTCTGGCTATTGATGAAGACAATGAAGAATCTGAGGAAGACTTTGTTGCCGAAGAGTATGAACCCGATATTTCTGAATATCTCGGAGATGAAGACAATTATCAGCAATATACACCTGAATATTCAGGGAATGAAGATAAAAAAGAAATTCCCCTGGCAAGCCATAAAACTTTATACGACTCATTGCTGGAACAATTAAACTCTTTCGACCTGGATGAACGCCAGCTCAATATTGCCAAACATTTAATCGGAATGATAGAGGAAGATGGTTACCTCCGAAGACCTCTGAAAAGCATTTCCTACGACCTTGCCTTTATTAACAACATTAAAACCGATGAGGAAGAACTTGAACAAATACTTAATATCCTTCAAAGTCTTGATCCGCCTGGTATAGCTGCCCGTGACCTCCGCGAATGCCTACTCATTCAGCTTGAAAGAAAAGAAAACAAAGACAGATATACCCAACTGGCTATCCGCATCATCTCAGATTATCTGAACGAACTGGCTAACAAACACTATGACAAGCTCACCAAAGCATTGGAAATCAGCAGAGATGAATTAAAAGAAACCATTAATATCATTACTAAACTAAATCCCAAACCTGGGGAATCACAAATCAACATCAAATCCCAATACATCATCCCTGATTTTATTGTTACTCAAATCTCCGAAAATGACTTTGATATTTCTCTTAACTCTCATAATTCTCCCCAATTAAGAATTAACAGAGACTTTCAGGAAAAACTCGAAAAATACAGCGAACAGAAAAAGAAATCGAGGAAAATGAGGGAGGAGATGCAGTTTATCAAGCAAAAACTGGATAGCGCAAAATGGTTTATAGAGGCCATCAAACAAAGGCAACAAACACTCCTGATGACCATGAGTACCATTGTGGAATATCAAAAAGAGTTTTTCAAAACGGGAGATTACACAAAACTCAAACCCATGATTCTCAAAGATATAGCCGATAGGATCGGCATGGATATCAGTACGGTCTCCCGTGTGGTGAGTTCAAAATATGTCCAGACCGATATTGCCATTTATCCTTTACGCGAATTTTTCTCCGAAGGCATTATGAAAGATGACGGGAATGAGGTTTCAAACAGGGAAGTCAAACGAATTCTTTCAGAACTCATTGAAAATGAAAGCAAAAAGAAGCCTCTGACCGATGAAAAACTTACTGAATTGCTGAATGAAAGAGGTTACAACATCGCCCGGAGGACAGTGGCTAAATACCGTGAACAACTGAACCTTCCTGTTGCCCGCCTCCGCAAGGAACTTTAG